ATTGCCATCGCGAAGGGCAGACGTCTACTTCATCTATAGAAATGACACCGGAGGAGATCGGGCGGCTGGTGCGAATCGGGGCTAACCTTGGAATCACAGATATTAAGCTAACAGGGGGAGAACCGCTTCTCCGCAGTGATATTGCTGATATTATTCGAGAAATAGCTATGGTTCCAAAGGTAACCGATCTTTCAATCACAACAAATGGAACTTTATTAGCTGAAAATGCAGCCAAACTTAAAGAAGCAGGTCTCCGACGGGTTAACGTTAACTTCCTCACCTTGAATAGTGATACTTATAGAGATTTTACTGGCGGAAACTTAGAAGATGTAATCAAGGGGGTAGAAGCAGCAAGCCGCATAGGACTAAACCCAATTAAGCTCAATGTATTGTTACTTCGCGGTGTTAATGATGGCGAGCTAGGCCAAATGTTAGATTACGCTAGACAGGTTAAGGCAATACTTCAGATAATTGAGTTAGAACCGGTCAACATCTCTTCTGAGTATTATGCCAAATATCATCAGCCGCTTATAAAATTTGAGGCATTGATAAAGGAGCAAGCAGTGGGGGTTAAATTCAGACGTTACATGCAAAACAGGAAGATATACCACCTTGTTGATGTTGATGTTGAATTTGTTCGCCCAATTGAGAATACTGAGTTCTGTGCTCACTGTACTAGACTCCGTTTAACCAGCGATGGAAAACTGAAACCTTGTTTAATGAGGAACGACAATCTCATCGATGTTTTAACACCTCTGCGGCAAGGTGTACGCGACACGGGATTAATTGAAATTTTTAAAGAGGCAATTAATAAAAGGGAACCATATTTCAAGTCTGCAGTTTAGAACAATAGATAATTAGGTCGCTTGTTATTTCTAAGATGTATCTTAATGCGTAGGAGAGGAATTCTCACGAGCGAAGAAAACGCGGTTATGTGGGTTGAGAAATACCGTCCTAAACGGTTAGATGATGTTATAAACCAGAAAGAAATCGTCCTGCGCGTAAAGCAATTTCTTAAAAATCCAGCCACTATGCCACATCTAATATTCGCAGGTCCTCCGGGCACCGGGAAAACAACAGTTGCCATTTGTATGGCTAATGAACTCTTTGGGAATCGCTGGAGAGAACTCACTTTGGAGTTGAATGCCAGCGTTACTCCTGACACGCCTATAATAATAAGGGAAAAGCGAACAGTGAAAACGACGAACTTTGCGGAATTAGCCAAGAAATATTTTACTGGACGTAACGAAAGGTACGCGTTTCCCAGCGACCTCGAGATACTTTCGTTGGACAAAGATTATAACGTGAATTTTATGCGTGTGAGCTTGATCTCTCGGCATAAGGTCAAGAATATAGCTAGAATAAAATATGAAGGAGGAGAAATCAAAACAAGTTTAGACCACTCTGTAATGGTTCTGGACGGAAGCGGCGATTTAATTCCAGTTAGGGTGGAAGATTTAAAGATAGGCGATCTACTTGTAACGTTTAAAACAAATTCAGATTGTGGCGATCTGAGATCGGTGAGTATAAGTCAATTTAAACCTAAGCTTTTGAAGGAATTAAA
This genomic stretch from Candidatus Bathyarchaeota archaeon harbors:
- the moaA gene encoding GTP 3',8-cyclase MoaA — protein: MYDRYGRPTLNFRISVTQRCNLKCPYCHREGQTSTSSIEMTPEEIGRLVRIGANLGITDIKLTGGEPLLRSDIADIIREIAMVPKVTDLSITTNGTLLAENAAKLKEAGLRRVNVNFLTLNSDTYRDFTGGNLEDVIKGVEAASRIGLNPIKLNVLLLRGVNDGELGQMLDYARQVKAILQIIELEPVNISSEYYAKYHQPLIKFEALIKEQAVGVKFRRYMQNRKIYHLVDVDVEFVRPIENTEFCAHCTRLRLTSDGKLKPCLMRNDNLIDVLTPLRQGVRDTGLIEIFKEAINKREPYFKSAV